Within the Setaria viridis chromosome 3, Setaria_viridis_v4.0, whole genome shotgun sequence genome, the region GTCATTCGGGTCGTCGTCGAACAGAAGCTCAGGCGAAAGCCAAGAagcgccctgctgctgctgctgctggctgaCGGTCTCCGCTCCGCCCCCACCCTGCGAAACAGCAACCAGCGGCTTCACCTCATGTTCCTCGAAGACGTCGGCGGTTGTGGCGGGAGCGCAGGACGAAGGCTGCCGCTGCgccggtgcggcggtggcgatggtgacggcggcggcattgTCAGCGGGGAAGTTGAGGCGCGCGAGGTTGCCGTGGTAGGCCACGGCCGCCCGGTCGTAGGCGAGGGCCGCGTCGACAGGGGTGTCGAAGGTGCCCAGCCAGTGGCGCCTGCCGCAGTTGGGCTCGCGGATCTCGGCGACCCAC harbors:
- the LOC117847724 gene encoding dehydration-responsive element-binding protein 2D, which gives rise to MGVGLGSKEMGRAPAAVPTSSGTGTQQARANGGANGTPGAGRSRSVSAQRGVGGPDNTRHNYRGVRQRRWGKWVAEIREPNCGRRHWLGTFDTPVDAALAYDRAAVAYHGNLARLNFPADNAAAVTIATAAPAQRQPSSCAPATTADVFEEHEVKPLVAVSQGGGGAETVSQQQQQQGASWLSPELLFDDDPNDIAMYIDFDAVAHMVPCYPGIKIEDCQPDGFDGDAIHSPLWPLGD